The nucleotide sequence GCGGGCGCCGTGGTGGTCGTGGTGGCGGCGGTCGTCGGCGTGGGCGCGGTGCTGCTCAACCGCGATCCCGCGCCACCGCCCGCGCCGACGCCGACCGCGGCCAGGCCGAAGGTCAGCGGTCCGCCGCCGGGTGAGCTGAAGTTGCAGGACGACACCACGACGATCACGGTCACCTGGACCGACCCGACCGGCGGTGGGGTGCCGTTCGTGGTGGCCGGCGGGCGGGCCGGGCAGAAGCTTGGGGTGATGGCCACTGTGGACGCCGGGCAGACCCGCTACACGGTGAACGGGCTGAGTCCGAAGCTGGACTACTGCTTCACGGTGCTGGCCGTGTACTCGACGGACACCTACGCCACCTCGGGCCAGGTCTGCACGGACCGGGAGGGCGGCACGACGCCCAACTGAGCGCCCGCACGACACGCTCGGTGTCCACAGGAGGACGGTGCGGGTTTCACCGGTCCCCGGCGGCCCCTATGATGGCTCCCGGCTCTGGGGAGGGTCGACCGCGCGCGCCGCCCTCCCCCACCGACTCGGGGAGGCAGCCGCAAGTGACCACCATCGAGAGCGTCACGAGCACCGGGCCGGAGACGGCCCGCCCCCGGTCCCGGATGCGGGGCGGGCTGGTGACCATCGGCACCGTGGCCGCGCTGCTGGCGGCCATGGGGTTGACCGTGCTCGGGCTGGGCGCCGCCGACAACGCGGTGGCCAACTACGACGCCTCCTCCTGGTTGTGGAGCACCAGTCGCAGCGAGCTGGCCCGGGTCAACGGGGTCACCGCCCGGGTGGACACGCGGATGGAGGTGCCCGGTGGGCGCCGGCACCAGATGCAGGTGGCCCAGACCGACCGGCTGCTGATCCTGCGCGATCTGAACACCGGCCAGGTCAGCTCGCTGGACCTGGCCACCCTCCAGATCACGGCGACGACGCCGACCGCACCGGGCCTCGGGGTGAGCGTCGCGCTGCACGAGGACTCGGCGTTCGTCGTGGACGCGGTGCAGGGCATCGTCCGGCAGCTGGACCCGCGGTCGCTGACCCCGGTGGGCGAGCCGGTGCGCTACCCGCCGGGCATCACCGGCGGGGCGTTCGACGGCACCGGCAAGCTGTGGATCGCGGTGCCGAGCGAGGGCACCGTGTCGGCGGTCACCGCCGCGGAGCTGCCGGCCACGCCGGGGGACGCGCCGTCCGGCGGGCTCAGCCCGAAGCGGGTGGAGACCTACGAGGTGGCCGAGCCGGCCCACGAGCTGGTGGTGTCCACGCTGGACGACGGTGTCGCGGTGCTCGACCGCACCTCCGCCTCGCTGGTGAGCGTGCGGGCGGGCCGGACGCAGCGGGCCAACCTGACGATGACCGCACCGGGCAGCCTGCCGACGCGCACCACCGGCCCTCAGGTGCCGGTCACGGTGAGCGGTGAGCGGAAGGTGCACGTGGTCCGCGACGCCGCCGAGGTGCACCGGTTCACGGTGCCCGGCGCGGGCGGGGAGCTCAGCCCGGCGGTGGCCTGGGCGGGCCGCTTCTACTGTGCCGACGAGACGACCGGCACGGTCTACTCGTTCGACGCGAACGGGCAGCTCGTCGACACCATCAAGGGCTCCGGCCGGCCCGGGCCCATGGAGCTGGAGGTCCGCGAGAACCACCTCTTCATCAACCCGCCGAACTCGTCGACCGCGCAGGTCGTGGACGACCGGAATCAGGTCCGCGAGGTCAACAAGTACGCCAACGACGTGCTCGGCGGCGACCCGCCGCCGGTTGCCCCGCCGCCGCCTCCCCCGAAGAAGCCGAAGGTGGGCAAGCCCGGCGCGCCGCGCGCGGTGACGGCCGCCGCCGGGAACGCGTCGGCGCGGGTGAGCTGGCAGGCGGCCGCGTCCAACGGCGCCGAGATCACGAGGTACGTGGTGGAGGGCGGCGGCCAGCGCCACGAGGTGGGCGCGAACCAGCGGGCCTTGGAGATCACCGGGCTGACCAACGGGGAGACGTACACGTTCTCGGTGCACGCCGTGAACGCCAAGGGCGACGGGCCGGCGCGCCGGAGCAACCCGGTCACGCCGACCGCCGCCGTGCCGGACCCGCCGGCCAGCGTGACCGCGGAGGCGCGGCCGGACGGGACGGTGCTGGTGAAGTGGCCGGCCGCGAACGGCCAGGGCAACACGGTCACGAAGTACGCGGTGACCGCCAGCTCGGCCGGCGCGACCGCCCCGGCCGGCGAGTCGCCCAAGACCGAGCTGGTCATCCCCGCGGGCCAGCTGGAGTACGGCACGCAGTACGCCTTCACCGTGACCGCGGTGAGCGACAAGGGGGCGGGATCGAAGGCGTCGCCGGTGAGCAACACGGTCGTGCCGTTCACCGCTCCGGCCGCACCCACCGAGCTGCAGGCGTCCACGGTGGCCGACCAGCCCGGCACCATCGCGGTGCAGTGGGCGCCGGCGGTGGAGAACGGCCGGCCCGTGACGAAGTACGTGGTCGAGGCCGCCGGCAAGACCACCGAGGTGACCGACGTACGGACCACGATCGGCGGGCTCGGCGACGGGCAGAACGTCACCGTGAAGGTGAAGGCGGTCAACGAGGCCGGTCCGGGTGCGGAGGCCAGCACCACGGCCCGCACGGTGGCCGCGCCCCGGGTCACGGTGACCGGCTCGTCGGCCGACGCCACCTCCGTGACGGTGACGTTCACCGTCGACGCGGGCGGTGGGCGGGCGACCTGCTCGGCGACCGTCCCGGGGGAGACACCCGCGACCGGGAGCTGCTCCAGCCTGCGGGTGACGGGCCTGACGCCGGGTACCGCGTACACGGTGACGGTGACGGCGAGCAACGCGGCCGGCAAGGGCACCGCGACCCGGGCGCAGAGCACGGACGCGCTCTACGGGATCGCCACCTGCAACAACGGTCCGGACGGCGACCAGCGCACCTACTGCAATGCCGAGGTGGACGGCCGCAACGGCAACGAGATCTTCTCGGTGCCGCAGCAGCTCAACAGCAAGCAGGTCGGGTGGGCGAAGCCGGGCAGCCGGTTGAAGGCGTACTGCAAGAAGCAGGGTGAGAACGTCGACGCCTGGATCTACAACAACCAGAAGCAGAGCACCTGGTGGGTGCAGGTCGAGTACTCGGGCAGGAACTACATCCCCTGGGCCTGGCTGAACCTGGAGGGTGGCGACAACATCAACCTCCTGCCCACCTGCTGACCGCGCCGCACCGAGGAGCACCCCGCACGTGAACACCCACGAACCGCTCACCCAGCCGGAGGTGCAGGGCTTCGCCGCCCTGGCCGCCCGGCTGGCCGAGAACGTCAACGCGGTCGTGCTGGGCAAGCCGCAGGTGGTCCGGCTGGCGCTGACCGCTCTGTTCGCCCAGGGGCACGTGCTGCTCGAGGACGTGCCCGGGGTGGGCAAGACGACGCTGGCCCGGGCCATCGCGGCGACCGTCAAGGGCCAGTGGCGGCGCATCCAGTTCACCCCGGACCTGCTCCCCTCGGACGTGTCCGGCGTGACGATCTTCAACCAGGCCAGCCGGGGCTTCGAGTTCCACCCCGGGCCGGTCTTCGCGAACATCGTGATCGCCGACGAGATCAACCGGGCCTCGCCGAAGACCCAGTCGGCGCTGCTGGAGGTCATGGAGGAGCGCACGGTCACCGTGGACGGCGTACGCCATCCGGTGCCGCAGCCGTTCCTCGTGGTGGCCACCCAGAACCCGGTGGAGATGGACGGCACCTACCGGCTGCCCGAGGCCCAGCTCGACCGGTTCCTGGTGAAGCTCTCCGTCGGCTACCCCGACGAGGCCGTCGAGGTGGAGGTGCTGCGCGGCGCCACCCTCCGCTCCCCCGACTCGCTCACCGCGGTCACCGACACGGCCACGGTCGGGGAGATGGTGAAAATGGCCCGGCGGGTGCACATCGCCGAGCCGCTCTACGCGTACGCGGTGCGGCTGGCCGCGGCGACCCGCACCCATCCGCAGGTGCGGGTCGGCGTCAGTCCCCGGGGCGTGATCGCGCTGACCCGTGCGGCGTGCGCGTACGCGCTGATCGACGGTCGGGGCTGGATCATGCCGGAGGACCTGAAGACGCTGGTCGAGCCGGTCTTCGCCCACCGGTTGCTGCTCACCCCCGACGCGCAGGTGCGCGGGGTGACCCCGGCCGACGTGCTGCGCCAGGCGGTCGCCTCGGTGCCGGTGCCGCTGCCGTCGGGGCAGCCCGCCCCGGTCCACGGCTGAGCGGTGGGAATCACTGCCCGGGGTGTCGGGCTGCTCGTGGCCGCCGTCGTGCTGCTCGGCGTGGGCTTCCGGTACGCGTACCCGGAGCTGACCGTGCTCGGCGCGGCGGCCGGCGTCGCGGTCGGGTACGCCCTGGTCACGGCCGCCTGGCGGCCCCGGCTGACGGTCGAGCGGGTGGCCGACCCGGACCGGGTGGCGCGGGGTGAGCCGGCGGCCATGGTGCTGACCGTGCGCAACACCGGCCGGCTGCGGGCGGCGAACCTGGTGGCCGAGGACCGGTGCGGCGGGCGGCTGGTGCCGGTGCCGCTGCTGCGGTTGCGTCCGGGGCGGGACACCGAGGTGCGCTACCCGGTGCCGACCCGGCGCCGCGGGGTGGTGCCGGTCGGGCCGCTGCGGGTGACTCGGCGCGACCCGCTGGGGCTGGTGGCGCTGGCCCGCGCGTACGGGGATGCGGTGCCGGTGTGGGTGCACCCGCGCATCCATCCGCTGTCGGCGGTGCCGACGGGCGCCGGCCGGAGCCTGGACGGGCGCACCGACAGCGTGCCGCACGGCTCGATCACCTTCGACTCGCTGCGGGAGTACGTGGTCGGGGACGAGCTGCGCCGGGTGCACTGGCGGACCAGCGCCCGGGTGGGCGAGCTGATGGTGCGGGAGAACGTGGACACCAGCCTGCCCCGGCTCGTGGTGGTGCTGGACAACCGGGCGGCCGCCCACCCGGACCGGTCCGGAGGGCTGGCCGAGTCGTTCGAGTCGGGGTGCGAGGCGGCGGCGTCGGTGGTGGCCGCCGCGACCCGGGAGGACCTGCCCGTGAGCCTGCTGCTGGTCGTGCCACCCGCCGAGGAGGCCGTCGGGGCGTACGGGCCGCTGGACCGGCTGGCCGCCGTGGAGCTGGCCGACGGCGGGGAGGACGTGCTGCGTACCGCGCTGGGCCGGCTGCGGCAGGACCGGCTCGGCGACACGCTGGTCTTCCTCACCGGGCCGGGCGCCCGCGGCGACCTGGGGCACGTGGGCGCGTTGCGCCGCGCGTACCCGTCGGTGGTGGTCGGGATGTTCGGGGCGGCGGAGCCGACGGCGGCCGGCGCGGCGGGCCTCGTGGTGGTGGACGCGGCCGACGGCGCCGAGTTCGCCGCCGAGTGGGACGGGATCCGCCGGTGGTGACGGTGACCCCGCTGCGCCCGGCGGCCGAGGCGCCGGCCGGGCCGGCCGGTGGCGGTCCGGGTGCCGTGGCGCGGGTGCTGCGGGCCGTGCCGGTGCCGCTGGCGCTGATCGTCATGATCGCCCTGGCCGGTGTGGTGCTCGGCCGGGTCTACGCGGACCCGCTGCTGACCCGCCTGACGGCCGGCGCGGCGGTCGGCTCGGTGCTGGTGAGCGTGGCCGCGCGGCGGCTGCCGTCCTGGCTGGTGGCGCCGCTGTCGGTGACCGCCCTGGCCGGCTGGGCGCTGCTGTCGCTGCGGCTGGCGGCGGCGCACGCGGCGGTGCCCGGCGGGCTCGGCGAGGTGGCGGCGGACGCCGCCCGTAACGCGATCCCCCGGCTGCTCACCGCGATGATCCCGGTGCAGCCGGCCCCGGACACCGTGCTGGTCCCGGTGGTGGCCGCCTGGCTGGCCGGGCTGGCCGCCGCCGAGGTGGCGCTGCGGGCCGGGCGGGTGCTGCTCGGCTACCTGCCGCCGGTGCTGCTCTACGGCGGCGCGCTCTACGTGGTGGGGCCGAACGCGGGTCCGGCGGTCGGGCCTACGGTGCTGTTCGCCGCGGTCGCCGCTGTGGGGCTCGCGGTGCCCGGCGGGCGGCCCGGCGGCCCGGCCGGCGCCGACCCGGTGGCGGGCCTGGCCCCGGCGGTGCGCGCGGCGGTGCGGCTGCGGCTGTTCGCGGCGGGCGCGGCCGGTGTGGCCGTGGTG is from Micromonospora terminaliae and encodes:
- a CDS encoding fibronectin type III domain-containing protein, with the translated sequence MRGGLVTIGTVAALLAAMGLTVLGLGAADNAVANYDASSWLWSTSRSELARVNGVTARVDTRMEVPGGRRHQMQVAQTDRLLILRDLNTGQVSSLDLATLQITATTPTAPGLGVSVALHEDSAFVVDAVQGIVRQLDPRSLTPVGEPVRYPPGITGGAFDGTGKLWIAVPSEGTVSAVTAAELPATPGDAPSGGLSPKRVETYEVAEPAHELVVSTLDDGVAVLDRTSASLVSVRAGRTQRANLTMTAPGSLPTRTTGPQVPVTVSGERKVHVVRDAAEVHRFTVPGAGGELSPAVAWAGRFYCADETTGTVYSFDANGQLVDTIKGSGRPGPMELEVRENHLFINPPNSSTAQVVDDRNQVREVNKYANDVLGGDPPPVAPPPPPPKKPKVGKPGAPRAVTAAAGNASARVSWQAAASNGAEITRYVVEGGGQRHEVGANQRALEITGLTNGETYTFSVHAVNAKGDGPARRSNPVTPTAAVPDPPASVTAEARPDGTVLVKWPAANGQGNTVTKYAVTASSAGATAPAGESPKTELVIPAGQLEYGTQYAFTVTAVSDKGAGSKASPVSNTVVPFTAPAAPTELQASTVADQPGTIAVQWAPAVENGRPVTKYVVEAAGKTTEVTDVRTTIGGLGDGQNVTVKVKAVNEAGPGAEASTTARTVAAPRVTVTGSSADATSVTVTFTVDAGGGRATCSATVPGETPATGSCSSLRVTGLTPGTAYTVTVTASNAAGKGTATRAQSTDALYGIATCNNGPDGDQRTYCNAEVDGRNGNEIFSVPQQLNSKQVGWAKPGSRLKAYCKKQGENVDAWIYNNQKQSTWWVQVEYSGRNYIPWAWLNLEGGDNINLLPTC
- a CDS encoding DUF58 domain-containing protein; translation: MGITARGVGLLVAAVVLLGVGFRYAYPELTVLGAAAGVAVGYALVTAAWRPRLTVERVADPDRVARGEPAAMVLTVRNTGRLRAANLVAEDRCGGRLVPVPLLRLRPGRDTEVRYPVPTRRRGVVPVGPLRVTRRDPLGLVALARAYGDAVPVWVHPRIHPLSAVPTGAGRSLDGRTDSVPHGSITFDSLREYVVGDELRRVHWRTSARVGELMVRENVDTSLPRLVVVLDNRAAAHPDRSGGLAESFESGCEAAASVVAAATREDLPVSLLLVVPPAEEAVGAYGPLDRLAAVELADGGEDVLRTALGRLRQDRLGDTLVFLTGPGARGDLGHVGALRRAYPSVVVGMFGAAEPTAAGAAGLVVVDAADGAEFAAEWDGIRRW
- a CDS encoding fibronectin type III domain-containing protein, with the protein product MSGPPAAAPVSASPVPPWGMTAPPWSSAAPPQALDRPGDRRPEPVVETPDTVRPDTVDAGPDPAPESGDDAPRSLPVYDGLLDFPESQQPAPEPYPGQEAWPAVPPAFHQPAAYPVAEEPEPRGRNRTVVAVVAGAVVVVVAAVVGVGAVLLNRDPAPPPAPTPTAARPKVSGPPPGELKLQDDTTTITVTWTDPTGGGVPFVVAGGRAGQKLGVMATVDAGQTRYTVNGLSPKLDYCFTVLAVYSTDTYATSGQVCTDREGGTTPN
- a CDS encoding AAA family ATPase, which gives rise to MNTHEPLTQPEVQGFAALAARLAENVNAVVLGKPQVVRLALTALFAQGHVLLEDVPGVGKTTLARAIAATVKGQWRRIQFTPDLLPSDVSGVTIFNQASRGFEFHPGPVFANIVIADEINRASPKTQSALLEVMEERTVTVDGVRHPVPQPFLVVATQNPVEMDGTYRLPEAQLDRFLVKLSVGYPDEAVEVEVLRGATLRSPDSLTAVTDTATVGEMVKMARRVHIAEPLYAYAVRLAAATRTHPQVRVGVSPRGVIALTRAACAYALIDGRGWIMPEDLKTLVEPVFAHRLLLTPDAQVRGVTPADVLRQAVASVPVPLPSGQPAPVHG